The following are encoded together in the Drosophila biarmipes strain raj3 chromosome 3L, RU_DBia_V1.1, whole genome shotgun sequence genome:
- the LOC108034861 gene encoding arginine-glutamic acid dipeptide repeats protein isoform X4 has translation MAASTQGEIRVGPGHQVNDVYAKLPDYNPISSFPIDKETDERELEESRWSPGVVADGDLLMFLRAARSMAAFQGMCDGGLEDGCLAASRDDTTINALDVLHDSGYDPGKALQALVKCPVSKGIDKKWTEDETKKFIKGLRQFGKNFFRIHKDLLPHKDTPELVEFYYLWKKTPGANNNRPHRRRRQSALRRNRVTRANNSSSSNTPPKKEDTPEPQTATTATATATAASETASRSSPAVSKEENSSLTEDDASECDSDSSLTHKRDESPSRMRTRNKQQNNNSSTSSSNNAAGNGGGNATSISSGSTGGGAAGGNSSSKDQSANAVANGKRPKRGSETPDVAGGASVDSPKTPTKAVAESSTNKRKGGKQDTPNKKKRTEQEASEPSAQEENAVKEKRKRPDSPVESMNSDSRPDSVLDDGESNTTDTTTAEQQSTKDSKETVSCKEEREMITNDLEAKAEEKSIKAEALAEDSKDSAIKNMDEETNIQAPTSVDTSSVDGPNPNAVANPVAPPITMKVPTIATVEALNASVDRKEAIDKMESCDSEPEMLKKLATIKQEVSPQQQQQQQLLQQQSQQQMQQQLAPVGIQPPPACPPSESVFIKKEPMEDSMDATCNQNSNEPQDLKVKIEIKNEDALKHSAGGLPPTGPGAPPSALHPLSGAPVESGQEPLHLQHMPHGPLPTQPPPGYLIDGQLKYGPPGQGVPSQPPQLHSDSAGGASGAPPGAPTTPQKYPPEMEMKFTPQDLKYPPPPPLDALKYSQEMQAAAAAAAAAGKYDMKYMMEQGKYPVELSAAHQPPSKPGYQDSLKIPDVKPGFGHLPHNVGSQLDAAHKYGPPPTSQESQQQQQSQPPAHQVPPGATPPPGIAMPKPHYQHDVQTPPLGRPFEPSGLMLKYGDPLAAKYGPPQDLKYPMPPVSQAGPADGKAYGGENLIKSSPYGPPPESPIDASARSTPGQDSQGSNSNSQPPSMPPQPQQFQSPHPSPHMPSPAGGGLPPGMHPQNLIHGPPSGAAGGSGPQPPPPPTSLHQPTPTPPGPPSLQHGLHPGHPHSQLSAASSMPPSSIGIPPTLSTMAPSHMHPHLHPHAHLQGLHRPHDLPPSMHPHAPMPLSLQGHPQHGHGLPPSHAPQQQQQQQQPPVGQAGTVRTPSPAQQPPRSLHDPQSSREPPSSQPSTTMAGSSGPGGPPPQQSPHAHRTSPLPGLAGSGPPPPGLIGHPMAIHPHLAHLPPGHPAHAALAHPGHHLLSHLGPGGGPIALLAGPGGLGGIPESALSRRTPPSHLPHSHASSAPLTPHSVASMTSSSMSLTTSTVPSSAFSRASPSVQISSGGGGPSGPGSVGPGGLPNSSAAAAAAAAAAHRAASPASSVSSLSRQSPLHPVPQSPLSHHPSSSALSAAAAAVAERDRHALMRQQSPHMTPPPVSNASLMASPLSKMYAPQPGQRGLGTSPPPHLRPGASPPVIRHPQMPLPLPLIAPGGGIPQIGVHPGQSPYPHPLLHPSVFYSPHHHPFNSPYGYAPYGPGFPAYMKPPPQPGQLDPAAVMAAHHAGLQGPPPQQMRQDEQNAAAAAAAAAAEKQHQAAAAAAAQQHKAPQQQPPGGMPPNKPPTPKTPQGPGGGMPPGMGGPGTPTGLPPGAYPGSHMPGYPQGPPHGSPFAPQDGQPHGLKPTSHMDALRAHAHSANSAGMGGGHHPTEPLPIDIEPDPEPEIPSPTHNIPRGPSPEAKPDDTECHRSQSAIFVRHIDRGDYNSCTRTDLIFKPVADSKLARKREERDRKLAEKERERRQQQQQQQQQQQQQQAAAAQQAAQQAKMKAELKPPYADTPALRQLSEYARPHVAFSPVEQMVPYHHPMGPMYRERELEEIKNAQAAAASQSRLDPHWMEYYRRSISNHPHSGIHPSQFPLYANPAISQMERERLGIPPPHHVGLDPGEHMVRMIRLTREYHAHSHTHLHLPLHPQPQPPEAGFQLPPNVGQYPRPNMLIPREPHSDVLLRMSYADQLQAAEFQRQSLHDQYFRQRPR, from the exons ATGGCGGCCTCCACTCAAGGAGAAATTCGAGTGGGTCCCGGCCACCAGGTAAACGATGTCTAT GCAAAACTGCCCGATTATAATCCAATCTCAAGCTTCCCCATCGACAAGGAAACCGATGAACGTGAACTAGAGGAATCAAGATGGAGTCCAGGCGTTGTGGCCGATGGCGACTTGTTAATGTTCTTGCGTGCGGCTCGCTCCATGGCTGCATTTCAAGGAATGTGTGATGGCGGACTAGAAGACGGTTGTTTGGCTGCCAGTCGCGACGACACCACAATAAACGCACTCGACGTG CTCCACGATTCTGGCTACGATCCAGGCAAAGCTCTACAAGCGCTCGTAAAGTGCCCCGTATCGAAGGGCATCGACAAGAAGTGGACCGAAGACGAAACAAAGAAGTTCATCAAGGGTCTGCGTCAGTTTGGGAAGAACTTCTTCCGCATCCATAAGGACCTGCTGCCGCACAAGGACACACCGGAGCTGGTCGAGTTCTACTATCTGTGGAAGAAGACGCCCGGCGCGAACAACAACCGGCCGCACAGGCGGCGACGACAGAGCGCCCTGCGCCGCAACCGCGTCACGCGGGCCAACAAcagtagcagcagcaataCACCTCCCAAGAAGGAGGACACTCCAGAACCACAAACTGcgacgacggcgacggcgacggcaaCCGCGGCGTCCGAGACGGCGAGTCGCTCCTCGCCCGCTGTCTCCAAGGAGGAGAACAGCTCGCTCACCGAGGACGACGCCAGCGAGTGCGACAGTGATTCGAGTCTGACCCACAAAAGGGATGAATCACCCTCAAGGATGAGGACGCGAAATAAGCAacagaacaacaacagcagcaccagcagcagcaacaacgcgGCCGGCAACGGTGGCGGCAACGCCACATCCATAAGCAGCGGTTCAACCGGCGGCGGTGCCGCTGGCGGCAATAGCTCCTCCAAGGATCAGTCAGCCAACGCCGTGGCTAACGGCAAGAGGCCCAAGCGAGGCTCCGAAACACCGGACGTTGCCGGCGGAGCCTCGGTCGATAGTCCCAAGACGCCGACAAAGGCAGTGGCCGAGAGTTCGACCAACAAGCGGAAGGGTGGCAAACAGGATACGCCCAACAAAAAGAAGCGCACAGAGCAGGAGGCCAGCGAGCCTAGTGCCCAGGAGGAGAATGCCGTCAAGGAGAAGCGTAAGCGACCGGACAGTCCGGTGGAGAGCATGAACTCGGACAGCAGGCCAGACTCTGTGCTCGACGATGGCGAGTCGAATACGACGGACACCACGACCGCCGAGCAGCAGTCCACCAAGGACAGCAAGGAGACGGTCAGCTGCAAGGAGGAGCGCGAAATGATCACCAACGATCTGGAGGCCAAGGCCGAGGAGAAGTCCATAAAGGCAGAGGCTTTGGCAGAGGACAGTAAGGATAGCGCCATTAAGAACATGGACGAGGAGACGAACATCCAAGCGCCCACCAGCGTGGACACGAGTTCGGTGGACGGACCTAATCCTAATGCTGTGGCCAATCCCGTGGCTCCGCCGATTACAATGAAGGTGCCCACGATTGCCACTGTTGAAGCGCTGAATGCGTCCGTAGATCGCAAGGAGGCCATCGACAAAATGGAGTCGTGCGACAGCGAGCCAGAGATGCtcaagaagctggccaccatcAAGCAGGAGGTTtctccgcagcagcagcaacagcaacagctgctgcagcagcaatcgcagcagcagatgcagcagcaACTTGCTCCCGTTGGCATTCAGCCACCTCCAGCTTGCCCGCCCTCGGAGTCGGTCTTCATCAAGAAGGAGCCCATGGAGGACTCAATGGACGCCACCTGCAATCAGAACAGTAATGAGCCACAGGACTTGAAGGTGAAGATCGAGATCAAAAATGAGGATGCGCTGAAGCACAGTGCGGGAGGTCTGCCACCCACAGGTCCCGGTGCACCACCCTCAGCCCTCCATCCGCTCTCCGGAGCTCCGGTGGAAAGTGGTCAGGAGCCCCTGCACCTGCAGCATATGCCCCATGGACCGCTGCCGACCCAACCGCCTCCTGGCTACCTTATCGATGGCCAGCTTAAGTATGGACCTCCGGGACAAGGTGTGCCCTCACAGCCACCCCAACTGCATAGCGATTCGGCAGGAGGAGCTAGCGGAGCACCGCCTGGAGCGCCAACAACGCCCCAGAAGTATCCGCCCGAGATGGAGATGAAGTTCACTCCCCAGGATCTCAAGTAtccaccaccgccgcccctAGATGCACTCAAGTACAGTCAGGAGATGcaggcagcggcggcagcagctgctgctgctggcaaaTACGATATGAAGTACATGATGGAGCAGGGCAAGTACCCCGTGGAGTTGTCCGCTGCCCACCAGCCGCCAAGCAAGCCGGGCTATCAGGATTCGCTGAAGATACCTGATGTGAAGCCCGGTTTCGGTCACCTGCCGCACAATGTGGGCTCGCAGCTGGACGCTGCCCACAAATACGGACCGCCACCCACGTCCCAAGagtcccagcagcagcagcaatcccAACCGCCGGCACATCAGGTGCCGCCGGGAGCCACGCCGCCGCCTGGCATCGCTATGCCCAAGCCGCACTACCAGCACGATGTGCAGACACCACCGTTGGGACGGCCCTTCGAGCCCTCTGGTCTCATGCTCAAGTATGGCGATCCATTGGCGGCTAAATACGGTCCGCCGCAGGATCTCAAGTACCCGATGCCGCCGGTCTCCCAGGCAGGACCCGCGGACGGGAAAGCGTATGGCGGCGAGAATCTGATCAAGTCCTCGCCCTACGGACCTCCGCCGGAGAGTCCAATCGACGCCTCGGCGCGCTCAACGCCTGGTCAGGACAGCCagggcagcaacagcaattcCCAGCCCCCGTCAATGCCACCACAGCCGCAGCAGTTCCAGTCGCCGCATCCCTCGCCGCATATGCCTTCGCCAGCCGGTGGTGGCCTGCCGCCGGGAATGCATCCGCAAAATCTCATCCACGGCCCGCCATCAGGTGCAGCGGGAGGTAGTGGTCCTcagccgcctccgccgcccacGTCGTTGCACCAGCCGACGCCCACGCCTCCAGGACCTCCCAGCCTGCAGCATGGCTTGCATCCTGGTCACCCGCACTCGCAGCTGTCTGCGGCCTCGTCGATGCCGCCTAGCTCGATTGGAATTCCTCCCACGCTCTCGACAATGGCGCCCTCGCACATGCACCCTCACCTTCACCCACATGCACATCTGCAGGGTCTCCACCGGCCGCACGATCTGCCACCCAGCATGCATCCGCATGCTCCCATGCCGCTGTCGCTGCAGGGACATCCGCAACATGGTCACGGACTGCCGCCCTCGCATGCtcctcagcagcagcagcaacaacaacagccgcCTGTTGGCCAGGCTGGCACGGTGCGAACTCCATCACCTGCCCAGCAGCCGCCGAGATCCCTGCACGATCCGCAATCGTCTCGAGAGCCGCCCAGCTCGCAGCCCTCGACCACGATGGCGGGATCGAGTGGTCCCGGTGGACCACCGCCGCAGCAGTCACCGCACGCTCATCGCACATCACCGTTGCCTGGTCTCGCGGGCAGTGGTCCGCCACCCCCAGGACTCATCGGGCACCCGATGGCCATACACCCGCACCTGGCCCACCTGCCACCGGGTCACCCGGCCCACGCAGCGCTGGCTCATCCGGGTCACCATCTGCTGTCGCACTTGGGACCTGGCGGTGGACCCATAGCCTTGCTGGCCGGACCCGGTGGACTTGGAGGAATTCCAGAGTCCGCTCTAAGTCGCCGTACCCCGCCCTCTCACCTGCCACACTCGCACGCCTCCTCGGCTCCGCTGACGCCGCATTCGGTGGCCAGTATGACTTCTAGCAGTATGTCGCTGACCACCAGCACAGTGCCATCGTCCGCCTTTAGCCGCGCCAGTCCCAGCGTACAGATCTCGAGCGGTGGAGGAGGACCTTCGGGGCCAGGAAGCGTTGGTCCAGGAGGCTTGCCAAACTCctcggcagcggcggcggctgcagcggcggctgccCATAGAGCGGCCTCGCCAGCGTCTAGCGTAAGCAGCCTGAGTCGTCAGAGTCCGTTGCACCCGGTGCCACAGTCGCCGCTCAGCCATCATCCCTCGTCATCTGCGTTATCTGCCGCGGCAGCTGCTGTGGCGGAAAGGGATCGACATGCGCTGATGCGCCAGCAATCCCCACACATGACACCTCCACCGGTGTCCAATGCCTCGTTGATGGCTAGTCCTCTGAGCAAGATGTACGCTCCTCAACCGGGTCAGAGGGGTTTGGGGACGTCTCCACCGCCGCATTTGCGGCCAGGAGCCTCGCCACCGGTCATCCGTCACCCGCAGATGCCTCTGCCGTTGCCACTGATCGCGCCTGGCGGGGGTATCCCACAGATTGGAGTGCATCCGGGTCAGTCACCATATCCGCATCCGCTGCTGCATCCATCGGTCTTCTATTCGCCGCATCACCATCCCTTCAATTCGCCCTACGGCTATGCGCCCTATGGTCCTGGATTCCCGGCCTACATGAAGCCGCCGCCACAGCCCGGACAACTCGATCCGGCAGCAGTGATGGCCGCTCACCATGCTGGGCTGCAGGGACCGCCGCCCCAGCAGATGCGTCAGGATGAGCAGAATGCAGcggccgccgcagcagcagctgctgctgagAAGCAACACcaagccgcagcagcagcggcagctcaGCAGCACAAGGCGCCGCAGCAACAGCCGCCTGGCGGAATGCCACCAAACAAACCGCCGACGCCAAAGACGCCACAGGGTCCGGGCGGTGGAATGCCGCCGGGAATGGGTGGACCGGGAACCCCGACGGGACTACCGCCTGGTGCCTATCCTGGCAGCCACATGCCGGGATATCCCCAAGGACCGCCCCATGGATCGCCCTTTGCGCCCCAAGATGGTCAGCCTCACGGCCTGAAGCCCACATCGCACATGGACGCCCTGCGAGCGCACGCACACTCGGCCAATTCGGCGGGAATGGGCGGAGGACATCATCCCACGGAGCCAT TGCCCATTGATATTGAGCCGGATCCGGAGCCAGAGATACCCAGTCCCACGCACAACATACCACGTGGTCCCAGTCCCGAGGCGAAACCGGACGACACCGAGTGCCATCGCTCTCAGTCTGCCAT ATTTGTGCGCCACATCGATCGTGGAGATTACAACTCATGCACGCGAACGGATTTGATCTTCAAGCCGGTGGCCGACTCAAAGTTGGCCCGCAAGCGCGAAGAGCGCGACCGCAAGCTGGCCGAGAAGGAGCGAGAGCGGCGTCAG cagcagcaacaacagcaacagcagcagcaacaacagcaagcgGCAGCCGCTCAACAGGCGGCGCAGCAGGCCAAGATGAAGGCGGAGCTGAAGCCTCCGTATGCGGATACGCCAGCACTGCGCCAGCTGTCGGAGTACGCTCGTCCCCACGTCGCCTTCAG TCCTGTTGAGCAGATGGTGCCATATCATCATCCAATGGGCCCCATGTACAGAGAGAG GGAACTGGAGGAGATCAAGAACGCACAAGCTGCTGCGGCTAGTCAATCCCGGCTAGATCCGCACTGGATGGAGTACTATCGACG aTCCATTTCTAACCATCCCCACAGCGGCATCCACCCCTCGCAGTTCCCCCTGTATGCGAATCCGGCGATATCGCAGATGGAGAGGGAGCGTCTGGGAATCCCACCTCCGCACCATGTGGGGTTGGACCCGGGCGAGCACATGGTGCGTATG ATACGATtgacgagagaatatcatgcACACTCTCATACTCATTTACATTTGCCTTTGCATCCACAGCCGCAACCACCGGAGGCCGGTTTCCAACTGCCAC CGAATGTTGGCCAGTATCCGCGGCCAAATATGCTTATACCTAGGGAGCCGCACTCGGATGTCCTGCTGCGCATGTCCTATGCCGACCAACTACAG GCCGCCGAGTTCCAGCGACAGTCCCTGCACGATCAGTACTTTAG ACAACGGCCCAGATAA